In Halobaculum limi, one DNA window encodes the following:
- a CDS encoding Lrp/AsnC family transcriptional regulator, translating into MDDLDRRILNLLRRDARTPYTEIADEVGTSEGTVRNRVDRMTNEGVIERFTVTTRTGNVKAMVEISVDMNVNTSAVSERLADWEEVDFVWQVSGQEDIVLIVDCVDTRAVNELISRARELDEIEGTKTRLILDERLG; encoded by the coding sequence ATGGACGACCTCGACCGGCGCATCCTCAACCTCCTTCGACGGGACGCACGGACGCCGTACACGGAGATCGCGGACGAGGTGGGGACCAGCGAGGGGACGGTGCGAAACCGCGTCGACCGGATGACCAACGAGGGCGTGATCGAACGCTTCACCGTCACGACGCGCACGGGGAACGTGAAGGCGATGGTGGAGATATCGGTCGACATGAACGTCAACACCAGCGCCGTCTCCGAGCGACTCGCCGACTGGGAGGAGGTGGACTTCGTCTGGCAGGTGTCCGGCCAAGAGGACATCGTCCTCATCGTCGACTGCGTCGACACTCGCGCGGTGAACGAACTCATCTCCCGCGCCCGCGAACTCGACGAGATAGAGGGGACGAAAACGCGCCTGATTCTCGACGAGCGACTCGGCTGA
- a CDS encoding PHP domain-containing protein encodes MTVVAVDLHSHSRFFHANPGRPMAYDPVGLRTMTLAARRRGLDALAVTNHDYAYSAETTFPTVPGIEVSTTRGHVLIVGSNPPGRTTPGELTPAETVDLAHDRDCAAILAHPFRGSTARKSGAAFDAVEINGKNPEHADRTRRLADRLDLPLVGGSDAHYPVEVGRAYTAVDLGDDPLTPRSVAAAVRDGRVDPVLRYDRLQRAIDRAYTAVHEWRGARRTASTPTDAE; translated from the coding sequence GTGACCGTCGTCGCCGTCGACCTCCACAGCCACAGTCGCTTCTTCCACGCGAACCCCGGTCGCCCGATGGCGTACGACCCGGTCGGCCTGCGAACAATGACACTCGCGGCCCGTCGCCGCGGCCTCGACGCGCTTGCGGTGACGAACCACGACTACGCCTACTCCGCGGAGACGACGTTCCCGACGGTTCCCGGTATCGAGGTGTCGACCACGCGCGGGCACGTCTTGATCGTCGGCTCGAATCCCCCCGGACGAACGACGCCGGGCGAGTTGACGCCGGCGGAGACGGTCGACCTGGCACACGACCGCGACTGCGCGGCGATCCTCGCGCACCCGTTCCGCGGCAGCACCGCCCGCAAGAGCGGTGCGGCCTTCGACGCCGTCGAGATCAACGGGAAGAACCCCGAACACGCCGACCGCACCCGACGACTCGCCGACCGTCTCGACCTCCCGTTGGTGGGTGGGAGCGACGCGCACTACCCCGTCGAGGTCGGCCGCGCGTACACCGCGGTCGACCTCGGGGACGACCCGCTGACGCCGCGTTCTGTGGCGGCGGCGGTGCGGGACGGGCGCGTCGACCCGGTGTTGCGGTACGACCGACTCCAACGAGCCATCGACCGCGCGTACACGGCGGTCCACGAGTGGCGAGGAGCGAGACGGACGGCGTCGACACCGACCGACGCCGAGTGA
- a CDS encoding diacylglycerol/lipid kinase family protein — protein MRVLVRNPNSGDRKRSVRAADIARDRGYDVRDSTRRGETYDLAREAAAEGAALVAACGGDGTLNEVVRGVDDAGRLDETEVGVVPAGTGNDFADNVGIRGVEHAFEVLDHGESRRIDLGSVDLPAGTTTDHDDPTPPRPFLNSCVGGLTAESSARTNPESKRRLGVLAYVVSTLAHTRDFQGLELDVRAGPERDPVWEGTAAMLLVGNGRRFPGEERRQADMEDGRLNVVVVEDAPTYDYLARGALDKLLRRGASHLTRLKVPSLVVDASRPRQFSLDGELVERRHVEFACRPGAMRFRVGDDYDPHPPETPPDVR, from the coding sequence ATGCGCGTCCTCGTCCGTAACCCGAACAGTGGCGACCGAAAGCGGAGCGTCCGCGCCGCCGATATCGCCCGCGACCGCGGCTACGACGTCCGTGACTCGACACGACGCGGCGAGACGTACGACCTCGCGCGCGAGGCCGCCGCCGAGGGTGCGGCCCTCGTCGCGGCCTGTGGCGGCGACGGCACGCTCAACGAGGTGGTGCGCGGCGTCGACGACGCCGGTCGCCTCGACGAGACGGAGGTGGGCGTCGTCCCCGCGGGCACGGGCAACGACTTCGCGGACAACGTCGGTATCCGCGGCGTCGAACACGCCTTCGAGGTGTTGGATCACGGCGAGTCACGCCGCATCGACCTCGGGAGCGTCGACCTCCCCGCCGGGACGACGACCGACCACGACGACCCGACGCCGCCGCGCCCGTTCCTCAACTCCTGTGTCGGCGGTCTCACCGCCGAGTCGAGCGCCCGGACCAACCCCGAGTCGAAGCGTCGCCTCGGCGTCCTCGCGTACGTGGTGTCGACGCTCGCACACACCCGCGACTTCCAAGGACTGGAACTCGACGTGCGTGCCGGTCCCGAACGCGACCCGGTGTGGGAGGGGACCGCCGCGATGCTGTTGGTCGGCAACGGGCGGCGCTTCCCCGGCGAGGAGCGCCGACAGGCGGATATGGAAGACGGCAGACTGAACGTGGTCGTCGTCGAGGACGCCCCCACGTACGACTATCTCGCTCGCGGCGCACTCGACAAACTCCTTCGACGTGGAGCGTCGCACCTGACGCGCCTGAAGGTCCCGTCGCTGGTCGTCGACGCGAGCAGACCCCGGCAGTTCTCGCTCGACGGCGAACTCGTCGAGCGTCGCCACGTCGAGTTCGCGTGTCGCCCGGGCGCGATGCGGTTCCGCGTCGGCGACGACTACGACCCGCACCCGCCGGAGACCCCGCCGGACGTTCGCTGA
- a CDS encoding NUDIX hydrolase, which produces MSTDDAGASDAGASEETEHENALQDVIAVDSDDNPQGTVNRLEAHTGHGIRHRAFTCLVFDGEGRLLLGQRAPGKRLWGTHWDGTVASHPVEGQSQEEATAVRLEEELGVTPDQYDDLRVTDRFEYKRYFENAGLEWEVCAVLKVTLDDTTLDPDEDEIAGLLWVDYEHLHEHPEWYRQLRLCPWFEIAMRRDFE; this is translated from the coding sequence ATGAGCACGGACGACGCCGGCGCGAGCGACGCCGGAGCGAGCGAAGAGACGGAACACGAGAACGCGCTTCAAGACGTTATCGCCGTCGACAGCGACGACAACCCGCAGGGGACGGTCAATCGCTTGGAAGCCCACACCGGGCACGGTATCCGCCACCGGGCGTTCACCTGCCTCGTCTTCGACGGAGAGGGTCGCCTCCTCCTCGGCCAGCGCGCCCCCGGCAAGCGCCTGTGGGGGACGCACTGGGACGGCACCGTCGCCTCCCATCCGGTCGAGGGACAGTCACAAGAAGAGGCGACAGCCGTCCGTCTGGAGGAGGAACTCGGCGTCACGCCCGACCAGTACGACGACCTGCGCGTGACCGACCGCTTCGAGTACAAGCGCTACTTCGAGAACGCCGGCCTGGAGTGGGAGGTGTGTGCGGTGCTGAAGGTGACGCTCGACGACACCACCCTCGACCCCGATGAAGACGAGATTGCGGGGCTGCTGTGGGTCGACTACGAACACCTCCACGAGCACCCCGAGTGGTACCGTCAACTGCGCCTGTGCCCGTGGTTCGAGATTGCGATGCGCCGCGACTTCGAGTAG
- a CDS encoding desampylase, whose product MPADRLLLPSAVRETLHERRAAGAPQEVCGVLLGDRATDSDDETTPDVGDPLADRVVEAVAVDNVAADPERFYELDPTETVAVVEDAETRGLAVVGFYHTHPRGPASPSSVDRDRATWVGYVYCIVAPDDVVAYRWTGEQFRSLRVETP is encoded by the coding sequence GTGCCCGCCGACCGCCTCCTGCTTCCGTCCGCGGTCCGCGAGACCCTCCACGAGCGACGGGCCGCGGGCGCACCACAGGAGGTGTGTGGCGTCCTCCTCGGCGACCGAGCGACCGACAGCGACGACGAGACGACCCCCGACGTCGGCGACCCGCTAGCCGACCGCGTCGTCGAGGCCGTCGCCGTCGACAACGTCGCCGCCGACCCGGAACGATTCTACGAACTCGATCCGACCGAGACCGTCGCCGTCGTCGAGGACGCCGAAACGCGGGGGCTAGCGGTGGTCGGCTTCTACCACACCCACCCACGCGGCCCCGCGTCGCCGTCGTCGGTCGACCGCGATCGCGCGACGTGGGTTGGCTACGTCTACTGCATCGTCGCGCCCGACGACGTCGTCGCGTACCGGTGGACGGGCGAGCAGTTCCGCTCGCTCCGGGTCGAAACGCCGTAA
- a CDS encoding SDR family NAD(P)-dependent oxidoreductase translates to MTDHDATRDADLVADGGTPDPDLYDDLTGQAALVTGANRGIGAEIAANLADLGATVYAGVRSVTYDLPDEYERVTLDVSQEGDIQDALNQIGETEDGLDILVNNAGVGHFGNPLHEEQTHHIDHSISVNLRGPMLLCKYAVPPMLRTETPRIVNVSSGMGALGEDQSGGSPSYRVTKTGLNGLTKYLHGEYADEGLIANSVCPGWVHTEMGGEEAPRTPAEGAETPTWLARFRSGPGGRFWRKNAVIDW, encoded by the coding sequence ATGACCGACCACGACGCGACTCGAGACGCCGACCTCGTCGCCGACGGCGGGACGCCCGATCCGGACCTGTACGACGACCTGACCGGCCAGGCGGCGCTCGTGACCGGCGCGAATCGCGGCATCGGTGCGGAGATCGCCGCGAACCTCGCGGACTTGGGCGCGACCGTCTACGCGGGCGTGCGCAGCGTCACGTACGACCTGCCCGACGAGTACGAACGCGTGACTCTCGACGTGAGCCAGGAGGGCGACATCCAGGACGCACTCAACCAGATCGGCGAGACCGAGGACGGTCTCGACATCCTCGTGAACAACGCCGGCGTCGGCCACTTCGGGAACCCACTTCACGAAGAGCAGACGCACCACATCGACCACTCCATCTCGGTGAACCTCCGCGGGCCGATGCTGCTGTGTAAGTACGCCGTACCGCCGATGTTGCGCACGGAGACGCCCCGCATCGTCAACGTCTCCTCCGGGATGGGTGCGCTCGGGGAAGACCAGTCGGGTGGATCGCCGTCCTACCGCGTGACGAAGACGGGGCTGAACGGCCTGACGAAGTATCTCCACGGCGAGTACGCCGACGAGGGGTTGATCGCCAACTCGGTGTGTCCCGGTTGGGTCCACACCGAGATGGGCGGCGAAGAGGCTCCTCGAACCCCCGCCGAGGGCGCGGAGACGCCGACGTGGCTCGCACGGTTCCGGTCGGGGCCGGGCGGGCGGTTCTGGCGGAAGAACGCGGTCATCGACTGGTAG
- a CDS encoding ArsR/SmtB family transcription factor — protein sequence MTLETPPDWSTVFDALANAERRRVLVHLTDAPAEPVSPHDLAVVLTGDGPPDAVEEHLVRLRHVHLPKLEASGLTTTEDGGVVASQFAMALPTWSLDPTAGAVPDPVEFGLVQNERGAAGRSSGD from the coding sequence GTGACACTGGAGACCCCACCCGACTGGTCGACCGTATTCGACGCACTCGCGAACGCCGAGCGGCGGCGTGTGCTCGTCCACCTGACCGACGCTCCAGCGGAGCCGGTTTCGCCTCACGACCTCGCGGTGGTGTTGACCGGGGACGGTCCACCCGACGCTGTCGAGGAGCACCTCGTCCGCCTGCGTCACGTGCACCTCCCGAAACTCGAAGCGAGCGGTCTCACGACGACCGAGGACGGGGGCGTGGTGGCGAGTCAGTTCGCGATGGCACTGCCGACGTGGTCCCTCGACCCGACGGCAGGCGCCGTGCCAGATCCGGTGGAGTTCGGGCTGGTCCAGAACGAACGGGGGGCCGCCGGGCGAAGCAGCGGCGACTGA
- a CDS encoding helix-turn-helix domain-containing protein, which yields MAVIAEFTVAPEQFVLGQVLSRASDIEVEMERVVPSSQRVMPYIWVRGDDLASFEEAIQSSDYVEEVVPLDVVGNRGLYRVEWSEDVRSLIYAMAAFDATILEANSTGQWFFRIRFEDQNRVAEFNEFLNDRGIDITMTRLYRLHEGERERPFGLTETQQRVLSLAIERGYFEVPRRATLRDIAAELDVSEQSVSETIRRGANKVLKQTLVQLEAVSE from the coding sequence ATGGCAGTCATCGCGGAGTTCACCGTCGCGCCCGAGCAGTTCGTCCTCGGGCAGGTGCTGTCGCGGGCCTCCGACATCGAAGTCGAGATGGAACGCGTGGTGCCGAGTTCTCAGCGGGTGATGCCGTACATCTGGGTCCGCGGTGACGACCTCGCGAGTTTCGAGGAGGCTATCCAGTCCAGCGACTACGTCGAGGAAGTCGTCCCGCTCGACGTCGTCGGCAACCGGGGATTGTATCGCGTCGAGTGGAGCGAAGACGTCCGGAGCCTCATCTACGCGATGGCGGCGTTCGACGCAACCATCCTCGAGGCGAACAGCACCGGGCAGTGGTTCTTCCGCATCCGATTCGAGGACCAAAACCGCGTGGCGGAGTTCAACGAGTTCCTCAACGACCGCGGCATCGACATCACGATGACCCGCCTGTACCGACTTCACGAGGGCGAACGCGAACGTCCGTTCGGCTTGACCGAGACCCAACAGCGCGTCCTCTCGCTGGCTATCGAACGCGGGTACTTCGAGGTGCCGCGGCGGGCGACCCTGCGGGACATCGCCGCCGAACTCGACGTCTCCGAACAGTCCGTCTCCGAGACCATTCGCCGCGGCGCGAACAAGGTGCTCAAACAGACGCTCGTACAACTGGAAGCCGTCTCGGAGTGA
- a CDS encoding DUF7344 domain-containing protein yields the protein MTGRGPQNWSNIYDALSHIHRRELLRYLTRETVGPVQTESLARHLQSEGTDRESLDDALVELRHVHLPKLLDADLITWRRDDGVVVPTTFAREAPALLYEPAKTFERTVDSRQEGQL from the coding sequence ATGACTGGTCGGGGACCACAAAATTGGTCAAATATCTATGATGCGCTGTCTCACATCCATCGCCGGGAACTCCTCCGATATCTCACCCGCGAGACCGTTGGGCCAGTACAGACCGAGTCGTTGGCACGGCACCTGCAAAGTGAGGGCACCGATCGGGAGTCGTTAGACGACGCACTCGTCGAACTTCGACACGTCCACCTGCCGAAGTTGCTCGACGCAGATCTCATCACGTGGCGACGCGACGACGGTGTCGTCGTCCCGACGACGTTCGCGCGCGAAGCGCCGGCCCTGTTGTACGAACCCGCCAAGACGTTCGAGCGAACGGTCGACAGTCGACAAGAGGGTCAGCTATGA
- a CDS encoding HalOD1 output domain-containing protein yields MIEDPGRNDRFTGFDSSAVTEYPYDEDGDTEPVSVRVVESVAAATNSRAVDLSPLFETVEPDALDSLYPPHGPGGIVIAFRYEGTIVELSGPGDVVVALEDDSAAGEADESGGLPS; encoded by the coding sequence ATGATCGAGGACCCTGGGAGAAACGATCGCTTCACTGGGTTCGACTCGTCGGCGGTGACCGAGTACCCGTACGACGAGGACGGCGACACCGAACCGGTGAGCGTCCGCGTCGTCGAGAGTGTCGCCGCGGCGACGAACAGTCGCGCCGTCGACCTCTCCCCCCTTTTCGAGACGGTCGAACCCGACGCACTCGACTCGTTGTATCCGCCGCACGGCCCCGGTGGAATCGTCATCGCCTTCCGATACGAGGGGACCATCGTCGAACTCAGTGGCCCCGGAGATGTGGTCGTCGCACTCGAAGACGACTCAGCGGCCGGTGAGGCCGACGAGAGCGGCGGCCTGCCCAGCTAG
- a CDS encoding translation initiation factor IF-5A — MPREQKQVRELQEGSYVMMEDSPCKINAYSTAKPGKHGSAKARIEGKGVFDGKKRSLSQPVDAKVWVPIIQRKQGQVVSVSGDDAQVMDLDTYETFTMRVPEDEDFQPDQNIEYLEYEGQRKVV, encoded by the coding sequence ATGCCTCGAGAGCAGAAGCAGGTCCGCGAACTTCAGGAGGGGAGCTACGTGATGATGGAGGACTCCCCCTGCAAGATTAACGCCTACAGCACCGCGAAGCCGGGCAAACACGGCAGCGCGAAGGCCCGTATCGAGGGCAAGGGCGTCTTCGACGGCAAGAAGCGGTCGCTCTCTCAGCCGGTCGACGCGAAGGTGTGGGTGCCGATCATCCAGCGGAAACAGGGTCAGGTCGTCAGCGTCTCCGGCGACGACGCACAGGTGATGGACTTAGACACCTACGAGACGTTCACGATGCGCGTGCCCGAAGACGAGGACTTCCAGCCCGACCAGAACATCGAGTACCTCGAGTACGAGGGCCAGCGGAAGGTCGTCTGA
- the speB gene encoding agmatinase, with amino-acid sequence MTFPGAVADREEAAYVLTGAPLDATTTFQPGTRFGPERIRRFAATYDDYDHHTDASFSDLGVHDAGDVPAWDAVDDYLDHLSAELRAAVIDDAVPLLLGGEHTVTWAGVRATDPDVLVTLDAHLDLRDAYDGNPLNHACVVRRCLDGYAGGDGADDYPTVDEVVVLGARTGSPEEFERADHDDVTVVPPEDVADWEPAFGDRDVYLSVDIDGADPGFAPGTGTMEPFGLTPREMRDAVRAVAPHCVGIDAVEVNDRDDGQAAALAGKLLRAAVYAHAAAAADATGTADAP; translated from the coding sequence GTGACCTTTCCCGGTGCTGTCGCCGACCGCGAGGAGGCGGCGTACGTCCTGACGGGTGCGCCACTCGACGCGACGACGACGTTTCAGCCGGGCACTCGCTTCGGCCCCGAGCGGATCCGCCGCTTCGCGGCCACCTACGACGACTACGACCACCACACCGACGCTTCGTTCTCCGACCTCGGTGTCCACGACGCCGGCGACGTCCCCGCGTGGGACGCCGTCGACGACTATCTCGACCACCTCAGCGCCGAGCTTCGCGCGGCGGTCATCGACGACGCCGTCCCGCTCCTCCTCGGCGGCGAACACACTGTCACGTGGGCGGGCGTGCGCGCCACCGACCCCGACGTGCTCGTCACGCTCGACGCGCACCTCGACCTCCGTGACGCCTACGACGGCAATCCGCTGAACCACGCCTGCGTCGTCCGCCGCTGCTTGGACGGCTACGCGGGCGGGGACGGAGCCGACGACTACCCCACCGTCGACGAGGTGGTCGTCCTCGGCGCTCGAACTGGCTCACCCGAGGAGTTCGAGCGTGCCGACCACGACGACGTGACTGTGGTCCCCCCCGAAGACGTGGCCGACTGGGAGCCAGCGTTCGGCGACCGCGACGTGTACCTCTCGGTCGACATCGACGGCGCGGACCCCGGCTTCGCGCCCGGTACGGGGACGATGGAGCCGTTCGGCCTCACGCCCCGAGAGATGCGCGACGCCGTCCGCGCGGTCGCCCCCCACTGCGTCGGTATCGACGCCGTCGAAGTGAACGACCGCGACGACGGGCAGGCGGCGGCGCTGGCGGGCAAACTCCTCCGTGCGGCGGTGTACGCCCACGCCGCGGCCGCCGCCGACGCGACGGGCACGGCGGACGCGCCGTAA
- a CDS encoding Nif3-like dinuclear metal center hexameric protein: MQRSTFVDRLDETLDTDAYSDLDASPNGLQVGTREGDVTRVAFAVDAVEATARETIEWGADLLVTHHGMIWGGLDRVTGREYDRIEPLVANDVALYVSHLPLDGHQELGNAAGVADTLGLVDRDPFGEMGPEHVGQAGVAPDGLTREAVADTLAADLDHAGEGVQVLPFGPDRIDTVGIVTGSGSDWLREAESRGLDALVTGEGKGKAYHEAREAGVNVFLAGHYATETFGVRSLQALADEWGLETRYIDHPTGL, from the coding sequence ATGCAACGCTCCACGTTCGTCGACCGACTCGACGAGACACTCGACACCGACGCGTACAGCGACCTCGACGCCTCGCCGAACGGCCTCCAAGTCGGCACACGCGAGGGTGACGTGACGCGCGTCGCCTTCGCCGTCGACGCTGTCGAGGCGACGGCGCGGGAAACCATCGAGTGGGGGGCCGACCTCCTCGTCACTCACCACGGGATGATCTGGGGCGGCCTCGACCGCGTGACCGGCCGCGAGTACGACCGCATCGAACCGCTCGTCGCCAACGACGTCGCCCTGTACGTCTCGCATCTCCCCCTCGACGGCCACCAGGAACTGGGCAACGCCGCCGGCGTCGCCGACACCCTCGGCCTCGTCGACCGCGACCCGTTCGGCGAGATGGGCCCCGAACACGTCGGGCAAGCCGGTGTCGCACCCGACGGACTCACACGCGAGGCGGTCGCCGACACGCTGGCGGCGGACCTCGACCACGCGGGCGAAGGAGTACAGGTGCTTCCGTTCGGCCCCGACCGTATCGACACCGTCGGCATCGTCACCGGGAGCGGCAGCGACTGGCTTCGCGAGGCTGAATCCCGCGGCCTCGACGCCCTCGTCACGGGCGAGGGGAAGGGGAAGGCGTACCACGAGGCACGCGAGGCGGGCGTCAACGTGTTCCTCGCGGGCCACTACGCCACCGAGACGTTCGGCGTCCGGTCGCTGCAGGCGCTCGCAGACGAGTGGGGCCTGGAGACGCGCTACATCGACCACCCGACCGGACTGTAG
- a CDS encoding methyl-accepting chemotaxis protein, whose translation MQFTDVWGSLVPDRLRRRYAAKLTVALLVVVVLTVAFGAVVQAQTEAQLRQDVDEELSTTAAVRADTLDTWLSGVQKQTVLTSQHPAMVSGDLDRVNGHLEQLQVSGAIPAGVAAVHYYDTADKRIVASTSDKMVGVSPADQGAPFAQTPPTFDGADDTHVTDPFEVPVVDHPVVAVVSPVPGAENRAVIYMLNIETHASALAGTSGTETMVVDADGEFVVHPDASQIGEAFAAADALLGASDLVERDGQVMTSANVVSTDWTVVTRTPAAQAYALGDRVTSNILGLILLTVVGLSVVGVTIGSNTVVALRRLADTADAIAGGDYEAGMETNRVDEVGRVVDSVETMRDSLRSTIAEADDARAEAERARASAQASADAVEETAAEYGAVMRSVADGDLTRRVDADTDSAAMRAVGEAFNEMVSAIEDTIADVKRFSGRVVDEAEVAETNAAEVREASESVAVSVDEIADGADEQTGHLHDVEAEMSDLSASAEEVASTVVSVSERASSASEAGESGQQTAEEALAEMDAVRERTAETMAELEQLDDEVAEIGEIAEVIGDIAEQTNLLALNASIEAARTGAGGDGFAVVADEVKSLAEETKESAEAVEARIHRVQARTGDAVEGMRATDDRVRAGAETVEGAIDSLSTVAGHVDGIDDDLSEIERATEQQAGAAESVVGMVEEVAAIGDETTAEAAEAAAATDQQTAALADVDTAATDLATRARRLRGLLTEFDVAAGATLETTARGHTEADD comes from the coding sequence ATGCAATTCACAGACGTCTGGGGGTCGTTGGTCCCAGACAGACTTCGCCGTCGATACGCGGCGAAGTTGACGGTCGCGTTGCTGGTGGTGGTCGTTCTCACGGTCGCCTTCGGTGCGGTGGTACAGGCGCAGACGGAGGCGCAACTGCGGCAAGACGTCGACGAGGAACTGTCGACCACGGCCGCGGTTCGGGCGGACACGCTCGATACGTGGCTCAGCGGCGTTCAGAAGCAGACCGTCCTCACGTCCCAACACCCGGCGATGGTCTCCGGCGACCTCGACCGGGTGAACGGTCACCTCGAACAGTTGCAGGTGAGCGGTGCGATTCCCGCCGGTGTCGCCGCGGTCCACTACTACGACACCGCGGACAAGCGCATCGTCGCGTCGACGAGCGACAAGATGGTCGGCGTCAGTCCGGCCGACCAGGGCGCGCCGTTCGCACAGACCCCGCCGACGTTCGACGGCGCCGACGATACGCACGTCACCGACCCGTTCGAGGTGCCCGTCGTTGACCACCCGGTCGTCGCGGTCGTCTCGCCGGTACCGGGCGCGGAGAACCGCGCGGTCATCTACATGTTGAACATCGAGACGCACGCGTCGGCGCTCGCGGGCACCTCCGGCACGGAGACGATGGTCGTGGACGCCGACGGCGAGTTCGTCGTCCACCCGGACGCGTCGCAGATTGGCGAGGCGTTCGCGGCCGCCGATGCACTGCTCGGTGCGTCCGACCTCGTCGAGCGAGACGGGCAGGTGATGACGTCGGCGAACGTCGTCTCGACCGACTGGACGGTCGTCACGCGAACGCCGGCGGCACAGGCGTACGCCCTCGGTGACCGCGTCACCTCGAATATTCTCGGCCTCATCCTGTTGACCGTCGTCGGCCTCTCGGTCGTCGGCGTCACCATCGGGTCGAACACGGTCGTCGCTCTCCGGCGACTCGCGGACACCGCCGACGCCATCGCCGGTGGCGACTACGAGGCAGGGATGGAGACGAACCGCGTCGACGAGGTGGGTCGGGTCGTCGACTCCGTCGAGACGATGCGCGACTCGCTTCGCTCGACGATCGCAGAGGCCGACGACGCACGTGCGGAGGCCGAACGCGCCCGTGCCAGCGCACAGGCCAGCGCCGACGCCGTCGAGGAGACCGCCGCCGAGTACGGCGCGGTGATGCGGTCGGTCGCCGACGGCGACCTCACCCGCCGGGTCGACGCCGACACCGACAGCGCCGCGATGCGTGCGGTCGGCGAGGCGTTCAACGAGATGGTCTCGGCGATCGAAGACACCATCGCGGACGTGAAGCGGTTCTCCGGCCGCGTCGTCGACGAGGCCGAGGTCGCCGAGACGAACGCCGCGGAGGTTCGCGAGGCCAGCGAGTCGGTCGCCGTCTCCGTCGACGAAATCGCAGACGGTGCGGACGAACAGACCGGTCACCTCCACGACGTCGAAGCCGAGATGTCGGACCTGTCGGCGTCGGCCGAGGAGGTCGCGTCGACGGTCGTCTCCGTCTCTGAACGCGCGAGCAGCGCAAGCGAGGCCGGCGAGTCCGGCCAACAGACTGCCGAGGAAGCGCTCGCCGAGATGGACGCTGTCCGCGAGCGAACGGCCGAGACGATGGCCGAACTCGAACAGTTGGACGACGAGGTGGCCGAGATCGGTGAGATCGCGGAGGTCATCGGCGACATCGCCGAGCAGACGAACCTGCTCGCACTCAATGCCTCCATCGAGGCCGCCCGCACCGGCGCGGGCGGCGACGGGTTCGCCGTCGTCGCAGACGAGGTGAAGTCGCTCGCGGAGGAGACGAAAGAGTCCGCGGAGGCGGTCGAGGCGCGCATCCACCGCGTGCAAGCCCGCACGGGCGACGCCGTGGAGGGGATGCGTGCGACCGACGACCGCGTGCGGGCGGGCGCGGAGACGGTCGAGGGAGCGATCGATTCGCTGTCGACCGTCGCCGGGCACGTCGACGGCATCGACGACGACCTCTCGGAGATCGAACGCGCGACAGAGCAACAGGCCGGGGCCGCCGAGTCCGTCGTCGGGATGGTCGAGGAAGTCGCCGCCATCGGCGACGAGACCACGGCCGAGGCCGCCGAGGCCGCGGCCGCGACCGACCAGCAGACGGCCGCCCTCGCCGACGTCGACACCGCCGCGACCGACCTCGCGACGCGGGCACGACGGCTCCGGGGCCTCCTCACGGAGTTCGACGTCGCCGCCGGCGCGACGTTGGAGACGACTGCCCGCGGCCACACGGAGGCTGACGACTGA